One part of the Myxococcales bacterium genome encodes these proteins:
- the gcvH gene encoding glycine cleavage system protein GcvH, whose product MSDNYPSDLMYTEDHEWARIEGNVATVGITQFAVEQLGDVTQVDLPREGEMVTQGEVFGSVESVKAVSDLFAPLTGRVVKVNTPLSDSPEYVNEDPYDQGWLVQIEVASASETGKLMTAEAYETFVRDSTD is encoded by the coding sequence ATGAGTGACAACTATCCCTCCGACCTGATGTACACCGAAGACCACGAGTGGGCCCGCATCGAAGGCAACGTGGCCACGGTGGGCATCACGCAGTTCGCGGTCGAGCAGCTGGGCGACGTGACCCAGGTCGATCTACCGCGCGAGGGCGAGATGGTGACCCAGGGCGAGGTATTTGGCTCGGTCGAGTCGGTCAAGGCCGTCTCTGACCTCTTCGCGCCCCTCACGGGCCGCGTCGTCAAGGTCAACACTCCGCTCAGCGACTCGCCCGAGTACGTCAACGAAGACCCTTACGACCAGGGTTGGCTCGTCCAGATCGAAGTTGCCAGCGCCTCGGAGACCGGAAAGCTGATGACCGCGGAGGCGTACGAGACCTTCGTGAGAGACAGCACCGACTGA
- the gcvT gene encoding glycine cleavage system aminomethyltransferase GcvT, with translation MSDSHAGAGSPLKRTPIFEAHERLGARIIDFGGWALPVNYKAGILAEHAYTRQAVGVFDVSHMGEFHFRGARALHAVQNLVTNDVGRLSDGQALYTVACNPRGGIVDDLIVYRVAEDHLLTVVNAANIAKDLAWFREVTGDLCTLEDASDATALIAFQGPKAIEVLEGALGVPGISTLPSFGFRTNLNLAGKPVWVARTGYTGEDGVEIFCAPADAAELFGTLVAEAERVGGGPVGLGARDTLRLEARLPLYGNDLTEDTSPLEAGLGWVVKLNKGAFVGADALAAQKTSGVAKRLVGFVMKDRGIPRHGYPVLDVHDGQPGDVLGEVTSGGVGPTVGKNIGLTYVPSAKALAGSTVFVDCRGKQAAAEIVDGPFYRRPKR, from the coding sequence ATGTCTGACTCTCACGCCGGTGCCGGTAGCCCCCTCAAGAGGACCCCCATTTTCGAGGCCCACGAGCGCCTGGGGGCCCGGATCATCGACTTCGGCGGCTGGGCGCTGCCCGTCAACTACAAAGCCGGGATTCTGGCGGAGCACGCCTACACCCGGCAGGCTGTCGGCGTCTTCGACGTTTCGCACATGGGCGAGTTCCACTTCCGGGGAGCCCGCGCGCTGCACGCCGTGCAGAACCTCGTGACCAACGATGTGGGCCGCCTGAGCGATGGCCAGGCCCTCTACACGGTGGCCTGCAACCCCCGAGGGGGCATCGTCGACGATCTCATCGTTTACCGCGTCGCGGAGGACCACCTTCTCACCGTGGTGAACGCGGCCAACATCGCCAAGGACCTGGCTTGGTTCCGGGAGGTGACCGGCGACCTCTGTACCCTCGAGGATGCCTCCGACGCCACGGCGCTCATCGCGTTCCAGGGCCCCAAAGCCATCGAGGTTCTGGAGGGGGCGCTCGGCGTGCCCGGGATCTCGACGCTTCCTTCATTTGGGTTTCGAACAAACCTCAACCTCGCCGGAAAACCCGTGTGGGTGGCCCGCACCGGATACACCGGCGAAGACGGTGTGGAGATCTTCTGCGCCCCGGCCGACGCGGCAGAGCTCTTTGGCACCTTGGTCGCCGAAGCGGAACGCGTCGGAGGCGGGCCCGTAGGCCTCGGCGCGCGGGACACCTTGCGGCTCGAGGCGAGGTTGCCCCTGTACGGCAATGATCTCACCGAGGACACGAGTCCTCTCGAAGCGGGACTTGGCTGGGTGGTTAAGCTGAACAAAGGAGCGTTCGTGGGCGCGGACGCTTTGGCCGCGCAGAAGACCTCGGGCGTGGCAAAGCGGCTCGTGGGCTTCGTCATGAAGGACCGCGGCATTCCTCGGCACGGGTATCCCGTTCTGGATGTGCACGACGGCCAACCGGGGGATGTCCTGGGTGAAGTGACGTCGGGAGGGGTAGGACCCACGGTGGGAAAAAACATCGGCCTGACGTATGTACCCTCTGCCAAGGCCTTGGCCGGCTCCACCGTTTTCGTAGACTGCCGAGGCAAACAGGCAGCCGCCGAGATCGTCGACGGGCCGTTTTACCGCCGCCCCAAACGGTAA